The Acanthopagrus latus isolate v.2019 chromosome 11, fAcaLat1.1, whole genome shotgun sequence genome segment CCAATGAGTACAGCGCTTTCTATAGTTTGAAATAAGAGCTGACTGATGATCTCTTCTGTTGGTATATGGAGGATAATGTCTGATTTTCCTTTATATTCTAGAGACAGGCAAGTATagaattaaacataaaaaaataaattattgaaaAATAGCCATCACAAATATATATTCTGGTAGGTTTAAATAGAGCTGTACATGAAAGGAGATGTACCTGCTGTTGTCACAAGCTACCTGGCAGCCTTCTGCTTATCCAGAGCTAAATGGTGTGTCTGTTTTGGCTGAGCTGAAGTCTCAGCTCTAATAGTGATGGTTCACCACTGCCTCTCTCCCATCATTGTTTAAGATGAATTAAGTACATTCAagtctccttcctccctctcctggtTGTGTAATGTCAGGAGTTAAAGGAACCAGAAGctgtttttgaaacattttctggtgGTCTGacaatctatttttttttaatccttgaGAAAATGATGACACTGTCTTTATTTGATGAAGTAAAGCTCTATGGTGCGAgttgtaaaatgtgtttcactttCATCATTACCCAGACGGTGCTGACCCGTAACAATATGTGGTTTCCCCATCAACTAAAAAGTACGTCTGTCACTGTAACAAGCACAAGACcttcagtttcactttcactgtgagTCGTGCAGCTATTTATGAGCGAGGTTAGGTGTATTTAGCCAttataaaagcagcagcaggagcagacagTCAGAACTCGGCAtcttcacttcagctgctgtatCTACTCGGTACTCTTAAACCCAAACATGGCCACAAACTTAGGTAAGTCATGATGCTGCATTCACGTTATCATTTCAGTGATCATGGCTGAATTTAATTTTTCGGTGACAATAATGTACTGCTGATATAACGTATTTTCTATCTTATCATGCTGTTTACTGTATGTCCATGCTCAATTAATTTCTTTCTCATTCATTCAGACATATGCAGGGATAATGTTGTTGATATAATTACTTGTAATTATATGTGACAATTAAGTAAACTTGAACTTGATTTGAAGAATTATTTTTGGCAGTGGACAAATATACCTTGTATCAGAATTTGAGATGTAAACTAAAAGTGGACCAGACAGAATTGCTCAATGTAGATAAATCCAATGTTTGACCCTTACAATACTGAGTAACTTCCTGAATTGTACATTGTAGTGAGGGAGAGGGCTGTTGAAAACAACTGCTGACCTTTCCCTCAAGTGGCTAACTGAACAGTTTACTGAATCCACATTGAGATCATTGAACGAAAGTCAGAGAtgcacacattacacacacacatttcttttgaatGGTTTGTCTTCTCCCCCATCATTGTTTAATCGTTGTTTCCCTGATTCTTCTACACAGGGTCAAGCACAACAAATAATGCAGAGCTGAGGATAGTGATGGTGGGGAAGACAGGAACTGGGAAGAGTGCCACTGGAAACACCATTCTTGGACGACAATGCTTTGAATCAAAGTTCTGTGCCGAGTCTATGACTGTAGACTGTTCTAAGGGCAAAGCCACAGTGGGTGGCCAACAGGTTGCTGTCATTGACACCCCAGGCCTGTTTGACACCAGGTTTGGTATGGATAAGACAGCTAAAGATCTACGCCAGTGCATCTCTTATGCTTCACCTGGACCTCATGTGTTCCTGATGAACATCAGGCTGGGGAGATACACTGCTGAGGAAATGCAGACCGTGCAAAAGATTCAAGAGATCTTTGGCCAAGGAGCAGACAAATACAGCATGGTTCTCTTTACTGGTGGTGACCTACTTGAAGACAGCCCTATTGAGGACTTtttgaataaaagcaaaaatctTCAACAGCTTGTGGCCAGATGTAACGGCCAGTACCATGTCTTCAACAATAAGACAAAGGATCCCTCTCAGGTCACTGAGCTGCTCGAGAAGATCAAAAATATAACCCAGAAGAATGGAGGAAGCCACTACACCAACGAGATGTTCCAAGAGGCCGAGAGGAAActagaagaggagaaacaacgCATCCtaaaagagaaagcagaggaaattcgaaaagaaaaagaggaagtggagcgaaaacttcagaaaaaatatgaagaaCAGATGAGGAAAATGAATGAGCAACtccaggctgagagagagagggagaggaaacagagagaggaggagatgaagaagatgaagctgGAGATGAATGATGaaagacggagggagagggaagagagagaaagagagcgacagaaagagagagaggcgagaGAAAGGGAGACGGCCAACTTGATGCAAAGAATGAAGGAAGATCATGAGAGAGCACTgcaagaggagagaaacagggTGCAGGCCAGGCATGAAGTACAAGCCAGAGGCAGAGCTGAGCGTGGTTGTGTCAttttataaaattaaaaaggaactGGAAGCTGTTTCTGGAGCCTTTACTAGTGGGTGGTCTTAGCTCCAAATGGTTGAACCAGTGGCTGCCACACATAGGAATATATGatatgaaataacaaaaaactaTAATATCACAGAACTGCAAtcacaattttcttttaattatctgAATAAGTGATGAAGCTAATTTTATTTGCTGAAGTTGTGTTCTACACTGCATGTTAGTCACTCACATCATAGTCTAACGTTACGATCTAGTGTTGTTTCCGCAGGATTCTTTGGATCGTGAAGGAAGAGAAATGTGATGTGTAGGGCAACATTTGACAGTATAACATGTTTGTCTatcatttaaactttaaatatcaCATCATAGCTCAAGGCTTGGTTTCCATATATTGAATCCCAAGTTTTTAGTTTTGATTGTCATTTAACCACTgcattttgtttctgcagactgaaagttattttcttttactggcACACTAAATCCGTAACTGTTTGCAAATGCCTTTATCATATgatttgttgtcttgttgggCACAATTTCACTGGCTCTGTTGATGACGCAACTCAAgaagaaacatgaaataaagatGTGACGTAAGACGAAACCTTAGAGTAATTATTAATCATCAAGAGTTCAAAGGTCACATGTCGTACCACCTACCTAAGCATCACTGCAGTCCATGTACACCCTTTCATGGAAATGGTAttccctgatggctgtggcctctttcagcaggataatgcaccgtgccacaaagcaaaaataGTTCAGGAATAGTTTAAGGAGCATAAAAGCTAGTTTGaggtgttgacttggcctccaaattccccagatctcaatccaatccAGTATCTGTGGGATGTGTGGGCCAAACCAAGACAAGTCAGATC includes the following:
- the LOC119029089 gene encoding GTPase IMAP family member 9-like, whose protein sequence is MATNLGSSTTNNAELRIVMVGKTGTGKSATGNTILGRQCFESKFCAESMTVDCSKGKATVGGQQVAVIDTPGLFDTRFGMDKTAKDLRQCISYASPGPHVFLMNIRLGRYTAEEMQTVQKIQEIFGQGADKYSMVLFTGGDLLEDSPIEDFLNKSKNLQQLVARCNGQYHVFNNKTKDPSQVTELLEKIKNITQKNGGSHYTNEMFQEAERKLEEEKQRILKEKAEEIRKEKEEVERKLQKKYEEQMRKMNEQLQAERERERKQREEEMKKMKLEMNDERRREREERERERQKEREARERETANLMQRMKEDHERALQEERNRVQARHEVQARGRAERGCVIL